In one window of Terriglobales bacterium DNA:
- a CDS encoding CRTAC1 family protein, which translates to MIARLRTVRLAAITLAAALAVLPAAWGQKTSRPTHPSIQFQDVTRASGIDFHLTCGGPEKRYIMESLCGGGAFLDYDNNGWLDIFLANGSTVSDLHHGAQPNFKLYRNT; encoded by the coding sequence ATGATCGCTCGCCTCCGCACCGTGCGTCTTGCCGCAATCACGCTCGCGGCCGCCCTGGCCGTGCTTCCGGCAGCGTGGGGACAGAAGACTTCTCGGCCCACGCACCCGTCGATACAGTTCCAGGACGTCACCCGCGCCTCCGGCATCGACTTCCACCTCACCTGCGGCGGCCCGGAGAAGCGTTACATCATGGAGTCGCTCTGCGGCGGCGGCGCCTTCCTGGACTACGATAACAACGGCTGGCTCGACATCTTCCTGGCGAACGGCTCCACTGTCAGCGACCTGCACCACGGCGCCCAGCCCAACTTCAAGCTCTATCGCAACAC